One Pagrus major chromosome 11, Pma_NU_1.0 genomic region harbors:
- the LOC141005172 gene encoding retinol dehydrogenase 8 produces MSQKVVLITGCSSGIGLALAARIAKDDKKRFMVYATMRNLSKGEALVEAAGRTLGRTLEIKQLDVCDEDSIKACVDSLPERRVDILISNAGMGLIGPIECQSIDEMKTVMDTNFFGLVRLLKEVLPDMKRRKRGHIVVISSVMGIQGILFNDIYAASKFAVEGFCESLAVQALRFNLNISLIEPGPVITEFERKVYDEGLKTDLSNADKVTADMFTNIYLKNYKQIFETLGQTPEDIAEHTLKIMTMDDPPFRHQTNTLYTPMTTLKYADPNGDLPIDTFYKMVFEHDKVFNASLNFLKLLRWRSRKSFTLEKDKASS; encoded by the exons TGTATGCCACCATGAGGAACCTCAGTAAGGGTGAGGCGCTGGTCGAGGCGGCGGGTCGGACTCTGGGCAGGACTCTGGAGATCAAACAGCTGGACGTATGTGATGAGGACTCCATCAAAGCCTGTGTGGACAGCCTGCCCGAGCGCAGGGTGGACATTCTTA TAAGTAATGCTGGGATGGGTCTGATTGGACCCATCGAGTGTCAGTCCATCGACGAGATGAAGACTGTGATGGACACTAACTTCTTCGGGCTTGTGCGGTTGCTGAAGGAAGTCCTTCCTgacatgaagaggaggaaaaggggCCATATTGTGGTGATTAGCAGTGTCATGGGCATCCAGG GAATTTTATTCAATGACATCTATGCAGCATCCAAGTTTGCAGTGGAAGGCTTTTGTGAAAGTTTGGCGGTACAAGCCCTGAGGTTTAATCTCAA TATCAGCCTGATCGAGCCCGGGCCAGTGATCACAGAGTTCGAGCGTAAAGTCTATGACGAGGGCTTGAAGACTGATCTCAGCAATGCTGACAAAGTGACTGCGGACATGTTCACCAACATCTACTTGAAGAACTACAAACAGATCTTTGAAACCCTCGGGCAGACCCCCGAGGACATAGCAGAG CACACTCTCAAGATCATGACCATGGACGACCCCCCTTTCCGTCATCAGACAAACACGCTTTACACTCCCATGACCACGCTCAAATACGCTGACCCCAATGGTGACCTCCCGATCGACACGTTTTACAAAATGGTGTTCGAGCACGACAAGGTCTTCAACGCCAGCCTGAACTTCCTCAAACTGCTGCGCTGGAGAAGTCGAAAGAGCTTCACCTTGGAGAAGGACAAGGCCAGCTCATAG